In Streptomyces sclerotialus, the DNA window TCCTCGGCGACGTACGCATCCCGGACGCGCACCGGCTCGGCGAGGTGGGTGAGGGCTGGAAGGTCGCGCAGACCACCCTCATGAACGAGCGGGTCGCCATCGGCGGCGCCCGCATCCCCCGTGAGGGCGGCATGATCGGCGTCGCCGCCGCCGACTGGCGCGAGCGGCCCGAGCTGCGTACGCACGACCTGCACCAACGGCTGCTGCGCCTCTGGGTCGACTCCGAGGTGGCCCGCCTCACCGGCGAACGGCTGCGCCAGCAGCTGACGCAGGGCCAGCCGGGCCCCGAAGGCAGCGGCATGAAGCTCGCCTTCGCCCGGCTCGCCCAGGAGATCAGCGGCTGGGAGGTGGAGTTCCTCGGCGAGGACGGCCTCACGTACGACGACTGGACGCTGCGCCGCCCCGAAGGCGTGGACTTCACCGGGCGCGAGGCCGGTTACCGCTACCTGCGCGCCAAGGGCAACAGCATCGAGGGCGGCACCTCCGAGGTGCTCCTCAACATCGTCGCCGAACGCGTGCTCGGCCTGCCGTCCGAGCCGCGCACCGACAAGGACGTCGCGTGGAAGGACCTGCCCCGATGACCGACCAGCAGACGCTCGCCGACACCACGGCGCCCGGCGTACCCGAAGGCCCGGACCTGCTCTACTCGGAGCCCGAGGACGACCTGCGCGCCGCCGTACGGTCCCTGCTGGCCGACCGCGGCGGCCCGGCCGGGGTGCTCGCCGAGCTGGAGTCCGGGCGGACGCACGACGCGGCCCTCTGGCGCTCGCTCGCCGCGGACATCGGGGCGGCCGGGCTGCTCGTCCCCGAGAAGCTCGGCGGCCAGGGCGCCGGCCCCAGAGAGGCGGCGGTCGTCCTGGAGGAGCTGGGCCGGGCGGTGACCCCGGTGCCGTACCTGACGAGCGCCGTCCTCGCCGTCACCGCCCTGCTCGGCTGTGACACCGACGAGGAGGAGCCGGCCCGGCTGCTGGCGGCGCTGGCCCGCGGCGAGCGCATTGGCGTGCTCGCGCTGCCCCTGACGGCCGCGCCCGGCGGGCCGCTGGAGCCGACCGTACGGGCCGGGGGTGACGGTGCCCTGCTCGGCACGGTCACCTCGGTCGCCGACGCGGCCGCCGCCGACGTGCTGCTGGTACCGGTACGCGCGGCGGACGGCATCGAGCTGTACGCCGTGGACGCCGGCGCGCCGGGGCTGCACATCGAGACGGTCACCCCGCTGGACCTCACCCGCGGGCTCGCCCGCGTCACCTTCGACGGAGCGGCGGGCCGCCGGCTGGCCGGTGCCGACCGGGCCGGCGTGGCCGTACGGAAGGCGCTGCTCACCGGAGCCGGGCTGCTCGCCTCCGAACAGCTGGGCCTCGCCGAGTGGTGTCTGACCGAGATCGTGGAGTACACCAAGCAGCGCCATCAGTTCGGCCGGGCGGTCGGCTCGTTCCAGGCGCTCAAGCACCGCATGGCCGCGCTCTGGCTGGAGGTGGTGTCGGCACGGGCGGCGGCGCGTAACGCGGCGGACGCGCTGGCCACCGAGAGCCCGGACGCGCCTGTGGCGGTGGCCGTCGCCCAGGCGTACTGCGCCCCGGTCGCCGTCCGCGCCGCACAGGAATGCCTCCAGCTGCACGGCGGCATCGGCATGACCTGGGAGCATCCGCTGCACCTCTTCCTCAAGCGAGCCAAGAGCGACGAGATCGCCCTCGGCGCCCCCGGCCATCACCGTGCGGCCCTCGCCGAACTGGTGGATCTCACGGCGCCGTAGGCCCCCTGGGAGGGCCCTGTGAACCGGCTTCCGGGCCGGGCAGGGCCGCTCGGGGACGGACGCCGGCCGGCGGCTGTGGGGGCCGTCCGCCGGCGTCGCCCCGTCACCGGAGGCGGGGCGCCACCAACCCGTCGAGCAGGGCTTGGAGGCCGCTCTCGAAAAGCCCGTCGAGGTCCAGGTCGTAACCGCCGGTGCCGAAGGACTCCCGGAGCCGGCTGAACGTCGGGTACCGCCCCGAAGCGGCGATCGCCCCGAACGCGGCCTCCTGTTCCGCCAGCCACTCGTCCTGGGAGAGCCCCGTCAGGCTCTCCGCCTGGGCTTCCCGTTCGAGGTGGACGG includes these proteins:
- a CDS encoding acyl-CoA dehydrogenase family protein; this translates as MTDQQTLADTTAPGVPEGPDLLYSEPEDDLRAAVRSLLADRGGPAGVLAELESGRTHDAALWRSLAADIGAAGLLVPEKLGGQGAGPREAAVVLEELGRAVTPVPYLTSAVLAVTALLGCDTDEEEPARLLAALARGERIGVLALPLTAAPGGPLEPTVRAGGDGALLGTVTSVADAAAADVLLVPVRAADGIELYAVDAGAPGLHIETVTPLDLTRGLARVTFDGAAGRRLAGADRAGVAVRKALLTGAGLLASEQLGLAEWCLTEIVEYTKQRHQFGRAVGSFQALKHRMAALWLEVVSARAAARNAADALATESPDAPVAVAVAQAYCAPVAVRAAQECLQLHGGIGMTWEHPLHLFLKRAKSDEIALGAPGHHRAALAELVDLTAP